A single region of the Colletotrichum destructivum chromosome 12, complete sequence genome encodes:
- a CDS encoding Putative histidine phosphatase superfamily, clade-1, whose product MAQASALIEKFPNPASTTVVLTSPLTRTLQTTIAGFPQIIRKGAVGATQLIIDPDLQERSDLSCVTGSSRAVLEAFPGLDFGGLVNEWFIKEGSYAADDVVVAERAQRFRDRLRDIVAALAKDGEESGKRQERNVVVVTHGMFMKSLAEDESIDLPKAGWKSFTMGNRGYGRAVLIPLQ is encoded by the coding sequence ATGGCCCAGGCGTCGGCCCTGATAGAAAAATTCCCCAACCCCGCCTCTACTACTGTCGTACTCACGTCTCCTCTCACACGAACGCTGCAAACTACTATCGCCGGTTTCCCCCAAATAATTCGCAAAGGTGCGGTGGGTGCTACCCAGCTCATAATTGATCCAGACCTTCAGGAGCGCAGCGACCTCTCTTGTGTCACTGGTTCTAGCCGCGCTGTACTGGAGGCCTTTCCAGGCCTCGATTTCGGAGGATTGGTAAACGAATGGTTCATCAAGGAAGGATCGTACGCCGCAGATGATGTTGTGGTGGCGGAGCGTGCGCAACGATTCCGCGATAGATTGCGAGACATTGTTGCGGCACTCGCGAAGGACGGAGAAGAATCTGGCAAACGGCAAGAAAGGaacgtcgtcgttgtcaCTCATGGCATGTTCATGAAATCCCTGGCCGAAGACGAATCTATTGATCTCCCAAAAGCAGGATGGAAGTCTTTCACAATGGGCAATAGAGGGTATGGAAGAGCTGTACTTATTCCCTTGCAATGA
- a CDS encoding Putative chromate transporter, with protein sequence MIGVAAPSGVGNVRTRLSQSTINFHSRVTTFRCDKKKRQLWSHTVASMIIRHLRGWQPVGLGVKLWNTIRTNYYLGFTSFGGPPVHFKTFHDKFVLKLLWIDEQVYQELFSVCQAFSGPGSTKMHYCINLIHDGFLPAFLGFLIWSLPGALGMYGLSIGVSNIGDTLPGPVYALLSGLNASTVGIIAVAAVQLSEKAINDKITHVLVLLSGAAGILYNALWYFPLLIFLAGITTIVHDYRWLHSPIKAVLTAIRNPRRRLLPEETESVQLSRAQSVSQNTATATGTSDPAKERNGAGTRPSRGNDTETLPMTENEGPGPESGPRVVPRERTLDFSWTFGLGIIGGFLVTFVVVMILRGVLPAKSHLFSFFANMYLAGTIIFGGGPVVIPLLREYVVAESWVSPRDFLIGLAIQQSFPGPNFNFAVYLGSLTAINSGYNSAAGATLGFIGIFAPGLITIHGTMGIWNAIRGLRWVKSLLRGVNAGAVGLIYTAVYRLWQIGYIDESFQQGTSLAQEPWWVVVTASSFVFGYSFGVSPPIVIVMGAILGLVWFAIVMV encoded by the exons ATGATTGGTGTAGCTGCACCAAGCGGAGTAGGTA ACGTAAGGACGCGCCTGTCCCAGAGTACCATTAATTTTCATTCTCGCGTCACAACGTTCCGCTGTGATAAAAAGAAGCGCCAACTGTGGTCTCACACCGTTGCCAGCATGATTATTCGACACTTGAGAGGCTGGCAGCCTGTTGGCCTCGGGGTCAAGTTGTGGAACACCATCAGGACTAACTACTATCTTGGTTTCACCTCATTCGGAGGGCCTCCAGTGCATTTCAAAACC TTCCATGACAAATTCGTCCTGAAGTTGCTATGGATCGATGAGCAAGTG TATCAAGAGCTATTCAGTGTATGCCAGGCCTTCTCTGGTCCTGGTAGCACCAAGATGCATTATTGCATCAACCTCATCCATGACGGCTTCCTCCCTGCATTCCTAGGCTTTTTAATCTGGAG CCTCCCCGGCGCCCTCGGAATGTATGGCCTCTCCATTGGCGTCTCGAACATTGGGGATACTCTCCCCGGCCCTGTTTATGCCCTACTCTCCGGCCTGAACGCCTCAACCGTTGGCATCATTGCGGTCGCCGCTGTTCAATTATCAGAAAAAGCCATCAACGACAAAATAACACATGTACTCGTCTTGCTCAGCGGTGCAGCTGGTATCCTATACAATGCACTATGGTACTTTCCCCTTCTAATATTCCTGGCCGGCATTACAACCATCGTCCACGACTATCGCTGGCTTCACAGTCCCATCAAAGCCGTTTTGACCGCTATAAGGAACCCCAGGAGACGGCTCCTGCCAGAGGAGACGGAATCTGTCCAGCTTTCACGGGCACAGTCTGTGTCCCAGAacactgccactgccacaGGTACTTCAGATCCTGCTAAAGAGCGGAATGGAGCAGGGACCCGGCCAAGTCGGGGAAACGATACGGAAACCCTTCCAATGACTGAGAACGAGGGTCCAGGCCCCGAATCAGGACCACGCGTGGTCCCGCGTGAACGGACTCTCGATTTCTCGTGGACATTCGGCCTCGGCATAATTGGGGGTTTCCTCGTCACTTTTGTTGTCGTTATGATTCTCCGTGGCGTGTTGCCCGCCAAGTCGCACCTTTTCAGTTTCTTTGCAAACATGTACCTCGCAGGAACTATTATATTCGGCGGAGGACCTGTTGTTATCCCCTTGCTTCGCGAATACGTCGTTGCCGAAAGTTGGGTAAGCCCAAGGGACTTTCTCATTGGTCTCGCCATCCAGCAGAGCTTCCCAGGCCCTAACTTCAACTTCGCCGTGTACCTCGGCTCCCTGACTGCGATCAACAGTGGTTACAACTCGGCTGCCGGGGCAACACTCGGATTCATTGGCATCTTTGCCCCGGGTCTCATTACGATACATGGCACGATGGGCATATGGAATGCTATCCGTGGCCTAAGATGGGTGAAGTCCCTTCTTAGGGGCGTTAATGCTGGTGCTGTCGGACTCATCTACACTGCAGTCTACCGCCTATGGCAGATTGGATACATTGACGAAAGCTTCCAGCAAGGCACGAGTCTTGCTCAGGAGCCATGGTGGGTTGTTgtgacggcgtcgagcttcGTTTTTGGCTACTCTTTTGGCGTGAGCCCTCCGATTGTTATCGTTATGGGTGCTATTCTAGGCCTTGTTTGGTTTGCGATTGTCATGGTTTAA